In Planctomycetota bacterium, one genomic interval encodes:
- a CDS encoding YlbF family regulator yields YKRLMEADARVRGDESASEALKAYNGAVMKIAEKEQKRQPIEVEEKRAVERLRGAVVANEAIKAFMQAQADYAELMKKMNDAIYSQLEAPSEDTEE; encoded by the coding sequence GGTACAAGCGGCTGATGGAGGCGGACGCGCGCGTACGCGGCGATGAGTCGGCCTCCGAGGCGCTCAAGGCCTACAACGGCGCCGTCATGAAGATCGCCGAGAAGGAACAGAAACGCCAGCCGATCGAGGTCGAGGAGAAGCGGGCGGTGGAGCGGCTGCGCGGCGCGGTGGTGGCGAACGAGGCGATCAAGGCGTTCATGCAGGCCCAGGCGGATTATGCGGAATTGATGAAGAAGATGAACGACGCGATTTACAGTCAACTCGAAGCGCCGAGCGAAGACACGGAGGAATAA
- a CDS encoding HDIG domain-containing protein, with the protein MPRTYIEQLRAPGQIVEDVYQVASKDFRTTKKGAYFISARLRDRTGELRAIMWDATEALFAAIPQEGYALVKGRVGEYGGELQVVIEAMRPARESEVTAADFLPVGPGDPEQDLARLKAILDEIERPALKALVGAVWDDKTLIENFKRAPAAEKLHHAYLGGLVEHTLSVAEAAVLVCRHYPKLDRDILLVGVLWHDLGKTRELAYEKALGYTDPGRLVGHLVQGVRMLDEKIAAVRAAGAAPAGRSASCGGADFPEELADVLRHMILAHHGQYAFGSPKLPMTAEAFALHHLDNLDAKLHAFFRDVGADADPARRWTSWNRMFEERLYKGFEEVEPDETADA; encoded by the coding sequence ATGCCGAGAACCTACATTGAGCAACTCAGAGCCCCAGGCCAGATCGTCGAGGACGTCTACCAGGTGGCCTCGAAGGATTTTCGGACCACCAAAAAGGGGGCGTACTTCATCTCGGCACGCCTGCGGGACCGCACCGGCGAACTGCGCGCCATCATGTGGGACGCCACCGAGGCCCTCTTCGCCGCCATCCCCCAGGAAGGTTACGCGCTCGTGAAGGGGCGCGTCGGCGAATACGGCGGCGAACTCCAGGTCGTCATCGAGGCCATGCGACCCGCCAGGGAAAGCGAAGTCACCGCCGCCGACTTCCTCCCCGTCGGGCCCGGTGACCCCGAGCAGGACCTCGCGCGCCTCAAGGCCATCCTGGATGAGATCGAGCGGCCGGCCCTCAAGGCCCTCGTCGGAGCCGTCTGGGACGACAAGACGCTCATTGAGAACTTCAAGCGCGCCCCGGCCGCCGAAAAGTTGCACCACGCCTACCTCGGCGGCCTCGTGGAACACACCCTCAGCGTCGCCGAGGCCGCCGTCCTCGTCTGCCGACACTACCCCAAACTCGACCGCGACATCCTCCTGGTGGGCGTCCTCTGGCACGACCTCGGCAAGACCCGCGAACTTGCGTACGAGAAAGCACTCGGCTACACGGACCCCGGGCGCCTCGTCGGCCATCTCGTCCAGGGCGTCCGGATGCTCGACGAGAAAATCGCAGCCGTCCGCGCCGCTGGCGCAGCCCCGGCGGGACGTTCCGCATCCTGCGGAGGCGCCGACTTCCCGGAAGAGTTGGCCGACGTCCTCCGCCACATGATCCTCGCGCACCACGGCCAGTACGCGTTCGGGAGCCCCAAACTGCCGATGACCGCCGAGGCCTTCGCCCTGCACCACCTTGACAATCTCGACGCCAAACTCCACGCCTTCTTCCGCGATGTCGGCGCCGACGCCGACCCGGCTCGCCGATGGACCTCCTGGAACCGCATGTTCGAGGAACGGCTCTACAAGGGCTTCGAAGAGGTGGAACCGGACGAAACGGCCGACGCCTGA
- the lysS gene encoding lysine--tRNA ligase, whose amino-acid sequence MPSEYEAQRRKKADALRAMGLDPFGRRFPDGISAAEARRRFEAAGEGAPARVAGRLMAVREFGKLVFADLVDWTGRIQVAFSRKTLPEAVWEKVKQLDLGDWVGVEGRLTKTRTGEVTVAVETLEILAKALLPPPEKWHGLQDVEARYRQRYVDLFANPEVRDLFLARSLILEETRRFLKERSFVEVETPVLQPIYGGAAARPFTTHHNTLDVDLYLRISPELYLKRLLVGGMERVFEIGRVFRNEGVSTRHNPEFTMLEAYQAYADYTDMMELTESLVEHLARTVSGGKTCLKFGEHPIEYRAPWRRAKYADLLEEHAAVRLGDEEAVRAKARALGLEESNKHVDIVTHDLFERTVEEHLVQPVFVMDWPARLCPLTKRKADDPTIAERFEPMVAGMELGNAYTELNDPDMQEAALRLQLEGQKETMAVMDEDFLAALKHGMPPAGGLGIGMDRLVMLLVGAPSIRDVVLFPQLRPRAT is encoded by the coding sequence ATGCCGAGCGAATACGAAGCGCAGCGACGCAAGAAGGCCGACGCCCTGCGGGCGATGGGCCTCGACCCGTTCGGCCGGCGGTTTCCGGACGGGATTAGTGCGGCGGAGGCCCGCCGGCGGTTCGAGGCGGCCGGCGAAGGGGCCCCCGCGCGGGTCGCGGGGCGGCTGATGGCCGTCCGCGAGTTCGGCAAACTCGTCTTCGCCGACCTCGTGGACTGGACGGGACGGATCCAGGTGGCGTTCAGCCGCAAGACCCTGCCCGAGGCCGTCTGGGAGAAGGTCAAGCAGTTGGACCTCGGCGACTGGGTCGGCGTCGAGGGGCGGCTCACGAAGACGCGGACGGGCGAGGTGACGGTTGCCGTCGAGACGCTCGAGATCCTCGCCAAGGCGCTCCTGCCGCCGCCGGAGAAATGGCACGGCCTCCAGGACGTCGAGGCCCGGTACCGCCAGCGGTACGTGGACCTCTTTGCGAACCCCGAGGTGCGGGACCTTTTTCTCGCGCGGTCGCTCATCCTGGAGGAGACGCGCCGGTTCCTGAAGGAACGCTCGTTCGTCGAGGTCGAGACGCCGGTCCTTCAGCCGATCTACGGCGGGGCGGCGGCCAGGCCGTTCACCACCCATCACAACACGCTCGACGTGGACCTGTACCTTCGGATCTCGCCGGAACTGTACCTGAAGCGGCTGCTGGTGGGCGGGATGGAACGCGTCTTCGAGATCGGGCGCGTCTTCCGCAACGAGGGCGTCTCCACGCGCCACAACCCCGAGTTCACCATGCTTGAGGCCTACCAGGCCTACGCCGACTACACCGACATGATGGAACTGACGGAAAGCCTGGTGGAACACCTCGCGCGGACGGTGTCGGGCGGCAAGACGTGTCTTAAGTTCGGCGAACACCCGATCGAGTACCGGGCGCCGTGGCGGCGGGCGAAATACGCGGACCTCCTCGAGGAGCACGCGGCCGTGCGCCTGGGCGACGAGGAGGCCGTTCGCGCGAAGGCCCGCGCCCTGGGGCTCGAAGAATCCAACAAGCACGTCGACATCGTGACGCACGACCTGTTTGAGCGCACGGTCGAGGAGCACCTGGTGCAGCCGGTGTTCGTGATGGACTGGCCCGCGCGGCTCTGCCCGCTGACGAAGCGCAAAGCGGACGACCCGACAATCGCCGAGCGGTTCGAGCCCATGGTCGCGGGGATGGAACTCGGAAACGCGTACACGGAACTGAACGACCCGGACATGCAGGAAGCGGCGCTCCGACTGCAACTCGAGGGCCAGAAGGAAACGATGGCGGTGATGGACGAGGATTTTCTGGCGGCGCTGAAGCACGGGATGCCGCCGGCCGGCGGGCTGGGGATCGGGATGGACCGGCTGGTGATGCTCCTGGTGGGGGCGCCGAGCATCCGGGACGTGGTGCTGTTTCCGCAACTGAGGCCGCGCGCGACGTAA